One Portunus trituberculatus isolate SZX2019 chromosome 45, ASM1759143v1, whole genome shotgun sequence DNA segment encodes these proteins:
- the LOC123519614 gene encoding UPF0545 protein C22orf39 homolog, which translates to MDTEANVDDLKSLPSFSWLVRPCEHYKEEYSDCTSIKAKFHQYFIHGETRDCSQWKVDYNQCLKFRDQKDMAALSSVIESEKERRQERLRGHYNNDVWERREAPPEDWNKPLPEYLQKDNQTSYLALKLQEAKEGKEDSPSLCTIS; encoded by the exons atggATACAGAAGCCAATGTAGATGATCTGAAGTCTTTACCCAGCTTTTCTTGGCTG GTGAGGCCTTGTGAACATTATAAGGAGGAGTATAGTGACTGCACAAGCATTAAGGCTAAATTTCACCAGTACTTCATTCATGGTGAAACCCGGGACTGCTCACAGTGGAAAGTGGACTACAACCAGTGCCTCAAATTCAGAGATCAGAAAGATATGGCAGCCTTG tcATCTGTGATTGAGAGTGAAAAAGAGCGGCGCCAGGAACGTCTAAGGGGTCATTACAATAATGATGTGTGGGAGCGTAGGGAAGCTCCTCCTGAAGATTGGAATAAGCCTCTGCCTGAGTATCTCCAGAAAGACAATCAG ACTTCATACCTAGCACTAAAACTCCAAGAagccaaggaaggaaaagaagattctCCATCTTTATGTACAATTTcataa